aggACTTCTCACCCACCCTGCCCCATTATTTCccaaggaaataaaagcagaagtCCTAAAAGCAGCCAGACGGAAATACAGTGTCTGCGTAGCTTTGAGTCCACGGTGTCTGAAGGTAAATTCTGATTGTGAAGTCCTCCCCCTGTCTCCCTCTATTTCTCTCCAGAACACTCAAGACCTTACTGATGAAAGCTCAGAAGActgtctgtcataaagagtgtaAACAGCTAAACtaagacattaaaaggaaaataaccagGTGCCACTCTGCAGGTTTTATTAACTACCACATACTGGATACATTCAAAACCTTCAGAATCAACAGAGTAACCAGGTAACTTTATCTCTAGAAGTATTTGACAAGTATATGTATTTGCACTATGATGTGTGTGTaaattttttcaagttttcttaaAGTTGGAAAACTTTAACAGCAATATCAATGCAGGTACTTATATCggatataaattaaaatacaagcTGCACTAATGATGTTAGAGAGAGAACCACTAacttcttcacttaaaaaaaaaaaaaatttatacagaaCATGGAAACAAACTTCAAATGGTCTTCCTTATTTTACCTTGAGTGTAAAATGAAATTTAGTATAGATAGAGGGAGCCAACATTCTCAATACCAAGAATACTTATTAAATAAGTTACCGTCTATGCAAAATGAGCATTCCCAAAGTAGAATTTCCAAAACCATCAGGGCGTAAACAAAGGCAAGTAGCAGTAGCAAGGAAGGTTAAATCAGTGATCTGTGTCAAATACTAGGGTTTATTTaggttttgtctgtttgtttaagTTAAACAGGTGAGGAGGTATTGACAATTGAAGCCATATTGTGACATGTATCTTAACTTGTTCTACTTTCAGTAattaaaggatggaaaaaagaatTCCGCTGACATTTGGGGGAACTTAGTGCTGCCtttgttatatttaaatttttaaatggaagcatttttttttttaaatttagatatttGTACTTTAACATTACCGTGTCTTATATTTaggaataatattttatatagaatcaattccatttgtttttgatgaattaaaattttacaaatttcattttaaatttcaaaacttaGATGCCAAATAATGTATTCAAGTCAAGTGTTAATTTCCTTTTATAGCTGCCTGTTGTGGTAGAACAACCTACGGAACCAGACAAGGACATGattttgggattttattttaattaccgtTACATACACTCTATAAATCTAGAAAGTATGCCCAGGCTCTTTTGCGGAATGCCACCTGATGACTACATACAGAagccatttccttatttttctttttagcatttaaaaatttgcacTGAATGATATTCAAGAAAACGTatataaaaccttaaaatttACTGAGCAAAGTTGGAAAAGAGATACACATGGGTTAAAATGTTTGGAGCTAAAGAACAGTCTCTATGAGGCTGATGTTCGAATGGATGACTGAGCAATAAAGAAGCAGATATACCTtccaattataaaagaaaaaaagtttctgctttttatttatttaacaataatttttCCACAAGTGATGTTACAcaaatttcttttcactttttacttcTAAAATTCTACTCAGCAATTATCAGTCATTTCTCCTTAGAACCCTTTGAAGGTACTAGAGGAAACGAAGTCCAGGAACAAGGATGGTGTAGGAGAAGTGACTgagaatagaaacagaaaagtcaGAAGGCGTGGAAatgaagctgcagaagaaaaaagCACAGCCCGAATATTTCTCTTCTAGGTTTTATGTATGTGCACTTTTGCCCAAGATCAAAAATGTCGCGTAAGAGGCAAacattcaaaaaataagaaatgcgAAGTAGCCATACCTTCACACGATGTTCTTCAGGCTATTTTATTTTGCTACAGATAAAATAGTTGTCGCCACGAAATATTTTGAGATTGAATTTTCTGTGTTCTTACTGTCCCCGTGAGGCTCAGACACCTCAATTTTTGTCCGAAAGTGTTACCCAAAGAGATGAGAGTGAAATCAAATATCTGGggctgaaaataataataaaaaaaatcatcccCTCTGTCCCCCCTCTAGGTAGCAAAGAAGAGACACAAGCCATGGACAACGTCACCGCCGCGGCTGGGAATGGCAGCCTGTGCGCCAGAGATTACAACATCACCCAggtcctcttccccctcctctatACCGTGCTGTTTTTCGTTGGGCTCATCACAAACAGCCTGGCAATGAGGATTTTCTTTCAAATCCACAGTAAATCCAACTTTATCATTTTCCTTAAGAACACAGTCATTTCTGATCTTCTCATGATTCTGACTTTTCCATTCAAAATCCTCAGCGATGCCAAACTGGGAACAGGACCGCTGAGAGCCTTTGTGTGCCAAGTGACCTCCGTTGTATTTTACTTCACCATGTATATCAGCATCTCATTTCTAGGACTGATAACTATCGATCGCTACCAGAAGACCACCAGGCCCTTTAAAACATCCAACACCAACAACCTCTTGGGGGCTAAGATTCTCTCTGTCGTCATCTGGGCGTTCATGTTCTTACTCTCCTTGCCTAACATGATTCTGACCAACAGGAGGCCAAGTGACAAGAACGTGAAGAAATGCTCCTTCCTGAAATCAGAGTTTGGTCTGGTCTGGCATGAAATAGTCAATTACGTCTGTCAAGTCATTTTCTGGATTAATTTTCTAATTGTCATCGTGTGCTACACGCTCATTACCAAAGAACTGTACAAGTCATACGTGAGAACAAGGGGCGTCGGCAAAGTCCCCAAGAAAAAGGTAAACATCAAAGTTTTCATTATCATtgctgtgttttttatttgtttcgtTCCTTTCCATTTCGCCCGAATCCCCTACACCCTGAGTCAGACCCGGGACGTCTTTGACTGCTCTGCCGAGAACACTCTGTTCTACGTCAAGGAGAGCACGCTCTGGTTAACTTCCTTAAACGCGTGCCTGGACCCATTCATCTACTTCTTCCTTTGCAAATCCTTCAGAAAGTCCCTGATGAGTATGCTGAGATGCTCCAGTTCTGCATCATCTCCATCCCATGAACACAGGAGAAAGGGACAGCATGGTGGTGACCCAAGTGAAGAGACCCCAGTATAAACAAACTGAGGCAATATTTCAGTCTAGGAGTGTTTGCAAGTCCAAAAAAGGCAGGCACTCTGTGAAAATATTAACACTGACTAAGAAGTAGCTGCGTTAGTAACCATCACGCTTGGGACAAGTAATAGAAGGTGACAAAAGCAATTTTCGTTTACTTGTCCGGTACTGAAAGCGATCTTAAAGTGCAGAAGAGTAACTGAACATGTAGCTGTGTAACAAAACAAACTGCACCCAGTCACCATGCCACGTGCAACAACTACACAGAAGTCAGACGTGTAGAGTTTTGGCAAAATGGGTAACCATGTGATGACAtttacagtcatttaaaaaatatagtactGATCACAATGCTAGTATCAACTTATTATAATCAACTAAGAATGATAAATCTGATAAAAATCTTCTGACCAAAtattatacttatatatgtatatatacttatgcGTACttacatacgtatatatatccCAGTCCCTTAACCAAATACTGACCTATTGTGATACTCATAAGTAACTGGGACATGCAAAGAACAGTAACTACTAACTTTTAATTATAAGCAAAAACTTAAGGGATTTAAACTAATTGGAATGGTAATTGATGagactaaacttttttttt
This genomic window from Kogia breviceps isolate mKogBre1 chromosome 5, mKogBre1 haplotype 1, whole genome shotgun sequence contains:
- the P2RY12 gene encoding P2Y purinoceptor 12; the protein is MDNVTAAAGNGSLCARDYNITQVLFPLLYTVLFFVGLITNSLAMRIFFQIHSKSNFIIFLKNTVISDLLMILTFPFKILSDAKLGTGPLRAFVCQVTSVVFYFTMYISISFLGLITIDRYQKTTRPFKTSNTNNLLGAKILSVVIWAFMFLLSLPNMILTNRRPSDKNVKKCSFLKSEFGLVWHEIVNYVCQVIFWINFLIVIVCYTLITKELYKSYVRTRGVGKVPKKKVNIKVFIIIAVFFICFVPFHFARIPYTLSQTRDVFDCSAENTLFYVKESTLWLTSLNACLDPFIYFFLCKSFRKSLMSMLRCSSSASSPSHEHRRKGQHGGDPSEETPV